From Monomorium pharaonis isolate MP-MQ-018 chromosome 9, ASM1337386v2, whole genome shotgun sequence, the proteins below share one genomic window:
- the LOC105836745 gene encoding uncharacterized protein LOC105836745, translating into MESDREEIDISINIQRTLTSINDVCLKIKKELQMIDELVKENGHLHTVVNTANQILSKKVQEMGMNVAEVISESERNDRLDANLLGPVTSTIVTEELDQIGV; encoded by the exons ATGGAATCTGACAGGGAGGAAATTGACATCAGCATAAATATACAAAGGACATTAACTTCCATCAATGACGTTTGtctgaaaat aaagaaagaattacAAATGATCGACGAACTTGTGAAAGAAAACGGACACCTGCATACGGTGGTCAACACGGCGAATCAAATATTGTCCAAAAAAGTTCAAGAAATGGGAATGAACGTGGCAGAGGTTATCAGTGAGAGTGAGCGCAATGACAGGTTAGATGCAAATTTGCTGGGCCCAGTAACATCGACGATAGTTACAGAGGAATTGGACCAAATAGGTGTCTGA